From the Silene latifolia isolate original U9 population unplaced genomic scaffold, ASM4854445v1 scaffold_158, whole genome shotgun sequence genome, one window contains:
- the LOC141637922 gene encoding protein TIC 20-v, chloroplastic — protein MATSYLLISPSPLKYLPKIKSFLSPNSSKSLTLTVTPKRLNLCQSKKNNNNNTDLADAPDRLISAVCYFYPFFDGIQYGKYLITQFTPFQIALQPLIPAIKAFKSFPFNGFLVFLTLYFVVVRNPNFSRYVRFNTMQAIVLDVLLIFPDLLERTVNPTGGFGLDLVMSLDSTVFLFLLISLIYGSSLCALGQVPRLPIVAEAAERQVP, from the coding sequence ATGGCAACATCTTACCTACTAATATCACCTTCACcattaaaataccttccaaaaatCAAATCTTTTCTATCACCCAATTCATCAAAATCACTCACACTCACAGTCACACCCAAAAGACTCAATCTTTGTCAATCAAagaagaacaacaacaataacactgATTTAGCTGATGCCCCAGATCGTTTAATCTCTGCAGTTTGCTATTTTTACCCTTTTTTTGATGGTATACAGTATGGTAAATACCTAATTACCCAATTTACCCCTTTCCAAATTGCCCTTCAACCCTtaattcctgcaattaaagcttTTAAAAGCTTTCCCTTTAATGGGTTTTTGGTATTTTTGACTCtttattttgttgttgttagaaaccctaattttagTAGGTATGTTAGGTTTAATACAATGCAAGCTATTGTTCTTGATGTTTTGCTGATATTTCCTGATCTTTTGGAGAGAACTGTGAATCCTACAGGTGGGTTTGGGTTGGATTTGGTGATGAGTTTGGATAGTACTGTGTTTTTGTTCTTGTTGATTAGTTTGATTTACGGTTCGTCGTTGTGTGCTCTTGGACAAGTCCCTAGATTGCCCATTGTTGCTGAAGCTGCTGAGAGGCAAGTCCCTTAG
- the LOC141637932 gene encoding uncharacterized protein LOC141637932, giving the protein MDDAEGVGVGSGGGDAVEQFHRNEAISAVADDGFGEEDDDDYEDLYNDVNVGEGVLQSLRKNEDSGFGNEGDASRADPPVSNQTPIPPTMNESNPGAGERKFGGDAGFSVGRAEGEYQNQGAQIPAQVNGGVSTGPGSGAPGMGRGYGGNGNGGGGLRVELGQNSSKVGNIDEQAVGGNSGPVQGLNQPAPPHAINVGSLGNEGMVRQGGPVGNVNGSSAVQITPMGGGGVGGGGVGGAGSGGAILFVGDLHWWTTDVELEAELVKYGPVKEVKFFDEKASGKSKGYCQVEFYDPIAASNCKEGMHGQVFNGRPCVVAFASPYNIKRMGEAQVNKSQQINQQNLSQPRRPNDPVVNKPTGNNIATGGNYQGGEQNRNFGGRGNWRGNPQGMNGGRGPVGPMRNRPVGMSGGRGMMVNGGNGFGQGGMGPTPPLMHPQAMMNQGFDPGFGPMGRMGNYGGFPGGPTPPFPGMMSSFPPVGNVGLPGVAPHVNPAFFGRGMPMNGMGGMMPNGGVDGPMGMWSDPNMGSWPGDEHGGRVGESNYREDAVSEHQYGEGSHDRSGWQNPAKEKEKTSERDFSGSSDRRYRDEREPGYDMDMPREKDASHDLDWQEKGHRNERDGRDRERSRDRGRDPEQSRDRGRDREQSRDRDRERERDRDRDRYREDRDRYADHHRHREREADYDEGWDRGRSSRTHSKSRVSHEEERSRSRDADYGKRRRITSE; this is encoded by the coding sequence ATGGATGACGctgagggtgtaggtgtaggtagtggtggtggtgatgcGGTGGAGCAATTCCATCGTAACGAGGCGATCTCCGCTGTAGCGGATGATGGGTTTggggaagaagatgatgatgattatgaggaTCTTTATAATGATGTTAATGTTGGAGAAGGGGTGTTGCAATCGTTGAGGAAGAATGAGGATTCGGGGTTTGGAAATGAGGGGGATGCATCGAGGGCTGACCCTCCAGTTTCGAACCAAACTCCCATTCCCCCGACTATGAACGAGTCGAATCCTGGTGCTGGGGAGCGGAAGTTTGGGGGAGATGCTGGGTTTAGTGTTGGTAGGGCGGAGGGTGAGTATCAGAACCAAGGGGCTCAAATCCCTGCCCAGGTTAATGGTGGGGTGAGTACTGGGCCGGGAAGCGGGGCGCCAGGTATGGGTCGTGGGTATGGAGGAAATGGTAATGGAGGTGGTGGATTAAGGGTTGAGTTAGGGCAAAACTCAAGCAAAGTAGGTAATATAGATGAACAGGCAGTTGGTGGTAATAGTGGGCCAGTCCAGGGATTGAACCAGCCTGCTCCGCCTCATGCGATAAATGTCGGTAGTCTGGGTAATGAGGGAATGGTTAGGCAGGGTGGTCCTGTTGGGAATGTAAATGGGAGTTCTGCGGTGCAGATTACTCCGATGGGTGGCGGTGGTGTTGGTggcggtggtgttggtggtgcAGGCAGTGGAGGGGCTATTTTGTTTGTGGGAGATTTGCATTGGTGGACTACTGATGTGGAACTTGAAGCCGAGCTGGTCAAATATGGGCCTGTTAAGGAGGTGAAGTTCTTTGATGAGAAGGCTAGTGGGAAATCAAAAGGTTACTGTCAAGTCGAGTTTTATGATCCTATCGCTGCTTCAAATTGCAAGGAGGGGATGCATGGCCAGGTTTTCAATGGCAGGCCTTGTGTTGTTGCCTTTGCTTCACCGTATAATATTAAGAGGATGGGTGAGGCACAAGTCAATAAGAGTCAGCAGATCAACCAACAAAATCTCTCGCAGCCTCGAAGACCTAATGATCCCGTGGTTAATAAGCCTACTGGCAACAATATTGCGACTGGTGGTAATTACCAAGGCGGGGAGCAAAATAGAAATTTTGGTGGGAGGGGTAACTGGAGAGGTAATCCCCAAGGCATGAATGGTGGTAGAGGGCCTGTAGGTCCAATGAGGAACAGGCCTGTTGGGATGTCTGGTGGTAGAGGGATGATGGTGAATGGCGGCAATGGGTTTGGACAAGGTGGTATGGGGCCAACCCCTCCTTTAATGCACCCTCAAGCCATGATGAATCAGGGTTTTGATCCTGGCTTTGGGCCGATGGGGCGTATGGGCAACTATGGAGGCTTCCCCGGTGGACCTACACCTCCATTTCCAGGGATGATGTCTTCTTTCCCACCTGTGGGTAATGTTGGTTTACCTGGTGTGGCGCCTCATGTGAATCCAGCATTCTTTGGTCGAGGTATGCCTATGAATGGGATGGGAGGGATGATGCCCAATGGTGGTGTTGATGGCCCAATGGGTATGTGGTCAGATCCCAACATGGGTTCTTGGCCTGGTGATGAGCATGGTGGCAGAGTTGGTGAGTCGAATTACAGGGAGGATGCTGTTTCTGAGCACCAGTATGGCGAGGGTAGTCATGATAGGAGTGGTTGGCAGAATCCTgcgaaagagaaggagaagaccTCTGAAAGGGATTTTTCTGGATCTTCTGATAGGAGGTACCGAGATGAGAGGGAACCTGGCTATGATATGGATATGCCTAGGGAGAAAGATGCGAGCCATGACCTGGACTGGCAAGAGAAAGGACATCGTAATGAAAGAGATGGCCGTGATCGTGAGAGGTCACGTGACCGTGGCCGTGATCCTGAACAGTCTCGTGACCGTGGCCGTGACCGTGAACAGTCTCGTGATCGTGATCGAGAACGAGAACGAGACAGGGACAGGGACCGTTACAGAGAAGACCGTGATAGATATGCTGATCATCATAGGCACAGAGAACGTGAAGCAGACTATGATGAAGGATGGGATAGGGGCCGATCATCAAGGACTCACAGTAAATCCCGCGTCTCTCATGAAGAAGAGCGCTCCAGATCACGAGATGCTGATTATGGGAAGAGGCGGCGTATAACATCTGAGTAG
- the LOC141637908 gene encoding nuclear transcription factor Y subunit B-3, with protein MADSDNDSGGRNHGEGGHHLSSPKEQDRFLPIANVSRIMKKALPANAKISKDAKETVQECVSEFISFITGEASDKCQREKRKTINGDDLLWAMTTLGFEDYVEPLKIYLQRFRELEGERTGNPVQGSGTGGGGYGNGGSSNGVVMMGHAIGQGGGGGHVYGGHGYGSR; from the coding sequence ATGGCGGACTCGGACAATGACTCAGGAGGGAGAAACCACGGCGAAGGCGGCCATCACTTGTCGTCACCCAAGGAGCAAGATAGGTTCCTTCCGATAGCGAACGTGAGCAGGATAATGAAGAAAGCGCTCCCTGCTAACGCGAAAATATCCAAGGACGCAAAGGAGACTGTTCAGGAGTGTGTTTCGGAGTTCATCAGCTTCATCACGGGAGAAGCCTCTGATAAGTGTCAAAGAGAGAAGCGAAAGACTATCAATGGCGATGATTTGCTGTGGGCTATGACTACCCTTGGGTTCGAGGATTATGTTGAGCCTTTGAAGATTTACTTGCAGAGGTTCAGAGAGCTGGAAGGTGAGCGAACTGGAAATCCGGTTCAAGGGAGTGGTACTGGTGGTGGTGGTTACGGAAATGGAGGTAGTAGTAACGGAGTGGTGATGATGGGGCATGCTATTGGtcaaggtggtggtggtggtcatgTTTATGGAGGTCATGGTTATGGATCTAGGTAG